GGACCTTGAGGACACTGCGCTAAGTAAAATGAGCTAGTCATGAAAGTATAAATTTCGCACGATTGCTCTACTATGAGGGtcctagagaagtcaaattcagagacagaagggagaatggtggctgccaggaatgggaggagaggggaatggggagttagtgtttaatgggacagagtttcagtcgaagatgaaaaagtcctggaagTGGACGGTGCTGATGGtcgcacaataatgtgaatgtgcttactgtcacagaactgtacactgaaaagtggttaaaatggcaaatgtaatgcCATGTATACTTTccaaagtaaagtaaaagaatgatgtGCTTATCTACCACATGGACGAACTTTGAAAAcctcatgctaagtgaaaggagctagacataaaaggacacatactgcatgattccatgtaGACTGAATTTCAAGAGtcagcaaatccatggagacagaagccAGGTTAGTGGTTTAGTATGGGAGGACGAGGGATAGGAAGTGACAGCTAACAAGGCCAGGGTTTCTTACTAAGgtgataaaatgttttgaaattacaTAGTGGTACTGATTTTTACAACCGTGTGAATATAGTAAAACGTTTTCTTTTGAGTACATTTTTACAAGgtgaattttggggctggcccagtagcgtagtggtcaagttcagcacactttgctttgttggcccaggttcacacgtttggatcccaggcatggacctacgccactcaacaagtcatgctgtggtggtaccccacatacacaatagaggaaggcgtgcacagatgtttgctcagggccactcttcctcaagcaaaaagaggaagactggcaacaggtgttagctcagggccaatcttcctcaccaaaaaaacaaaaaacaaacggTGAATTTTATGATCATGAATCTCTCTCAACttaaaaagcaacataaaaatttGCAACATAAATTCCTTACCATCACGGTGCTCTCATAGGTCATCAGAGTTTAATCACAACCCGACAGTGGTGACTGCAGTCAGAATGACATCACTGACTTCTAAAACACCAAGTCACATTATCTGAATCTCCCTAGTGGCCTTCGATGCATCTATTCCTATTCAGGGTTTACCTTACGTACCAGAAGGAACGTAAAAGTGTCAACTATGTCATTTGAGTCTTTTTATCACCCCGAATACTAAGATGGCATGGTCTGGCATATCATAAGCACTTactaaaaatctgattatttgaccccaaattctagttctagacatttcttaagaaaatactgaGATAAAGAAATGCATGTACAAGTATGTTCAATACTTAGCTTATGACagccaaaactagaaacacaaaaatctaacGGAACAGGTTAATTAACTTGGTTCTGCTATATGATGGCAGGTACAGCATTATTAATCAGGATGATACTGGTCCCAGTGTAAAATACGCACTCATAACTGGGGAACAGTATCCAGTTGAAACTTAAGACATAGAttctgttctcagattttctaaatGTAACTGCTCTTAGAGTTCATGGCATTTTAATGCCTTGGGTTGTTCATCAGTAAAACTAAGAGTGTGAAGATCCCTTACTAAGCATGAATATCTTGGAGaaatataatctacataaaaacttaataaCATGTTGTAATCCTATATaaatatgttagatatttttactgAAGAACATTGCATGCCCTCTAATTGggtattataaaagaaacaattattcttagattaaaattgtgcttatcagccctgctctgataatgctcacaaaacaaagggaaaaaaaatcaggacttttgcttgagaatgcatttttaattcataaatcaaaagtttctagaaaagaggaggaggaaatttcccTCCCACCGAAATGCAGCagaatcaaagagacatttgtgaatcACAACCTGCCCAAAGAAGCTGATGTGATCAAGCGTCTCATAAGTGAGAACATCAGTAAGACTCTCAGTGCCCTGAAGCAGCAAAGAAAGACGTGGGTAAATAAaatgattccttattttcttctatttcaatcagtatttggaaatgttttgggGAAGACAACTAAAATCAGACATTATTGCAAAGTTTTGTTAAGTTCTTCTTATACCAATAAgttaaaatcaatgattttatgaaaaaaaaactaTCCTCAATGTTGACTTTTGTGTGTAAACCAATTCTTTCCCCTCATCAAGGTTCTTCTTTTGGGAATggcaggactgaggaggaagtcaggaggcaCCAGGCTGTTCTTGGGGCACAGAATGACTTCCTTACACGACACTCTCCAGGTCCACACCCGCCCTGCTCATacacataaacagatggaaaagaggacagagcctggaccACGGGAATAGGTTTACAGCACGTTCCTGGGGTCCGAGCTCTGGGAACCCCGAGGCTCTGAGACAGTAGCTGCCCTTCACAGCTCCCAAGTAGAGAACTCCCCAGGCTTTCCCAAACTAACCTCGGTGCCCCCTGGCTGGAAATCTCCCTTTAGGGCTCAATGTCCTACTTCCCTCTTGCAGCCAAGCagctgtgaggagagaagaggaggaagcgccagggagcccagagccaccagacagtgacgccacagagccacagccatcacacccgcacaggtgaaggacatgcaccaaatccccgtcaccccagcacagccacACCCACGGCACGGAGGCGCATCCCACCGCTCACTcgcgtctctcacacacaccccgccacacgctgcccgtctgtccccacagacacacaccgtCCTCTGCCGTTCAGGCCCGAGAGTCCCGTGAGGACTGGTGTCCCTACTACCGGCCTCCACGCTGTGAGCGCTTCCGCCGCCACCCCTCCTGGTTCACGTCGGGCTCCGAATTGACTCGCTTCACAGGATTCCCGCATCCTGTGCTAACACATCCACAAACGAGCTCCACTCACCTTGCGAAGAGGGAGAACCGCGCGAAAACGGAATGGAAGCCAAAGAGCTGGCGTGACCGCTGCCGTCTGGGAAGTGTCGCTCCAACCTGAACATCTCTGGGCGCGGCGGCTCGTCCGAAAGGCCACCGAAGCGCGGAAGTCCCGGTGGAACGACAACGCGAGAACCGCCCGGAGCCCAGCCCGAGCGCAGGTCTCTCAGCCAGGAGCGCGACGCGAGGGCGCGTGCGCGGGCACGGAGCCTGAGCGGAGGCCGCTGGTGCGCGTGCTCGGTCCAGAGGCGCCGCTGCGCCCAGGAGGCCGAGCAGGGCGGCCCGGCGCCGGCTCCGAGCGTCCGGCCTGTGCGCGCAGAGccgcgcgggaggtcggcgggGCGGCCCCGGGGCGAGAGCGCACGGCGGGTGTGAGCTCTGAGGGCGGGGCCCCGGACGAGTCCCCTCAGGCGGCTGCAGCCTGGCGACAGCATACGGGGCAAGCAACTCCTGATCCCGCGGGGGATGAGCCGGTTTATTCAGTGTCTGTTAGCTGCGTTTAAAGGGTGTGCAGGAGTGAAGTAATACATATTTACTTAATTCTTTAGGCTAAGCTGTAATAGtcaaaatggaatgaataattaTTTGTAGAAGTTCTGTGGTGAAAATTATGTAGATATTTTGTAATATTGATTCAGGGACAGATTTTCCAAGCATGCCCAAAGAGAGggatgttattaaaattttaagagttgaCTGGATAATTAGTTGTAATCATCCTAATCACTTGAatgcaaatcaattaataaaaGTTAATCCTAGACAAAGATTTgatagacttatttttaaaaaatataatgagcaCACTGATAATAAtcttaattccattttttctCAATAAGATTGTTGTCAGTAATCTAAGAGGAAAGGGAATGGTgaactgccatatgacccagccatcccactactgggtatctcttcaaagagcttgaagtcaggaATTCccaaagtcctatgcaccccaatgtttattgcagcattatttacaatagccaagacatggaaacaacctaagtgcccatcaacagatgaatggataaagaagacgtggtatatatatatatatacagtggaaaactactcagccataaaacagaacaaaatcgtcccatttgcaacaacatggatggaccttgagggagttatgttaagtgaaataagccagatagagaaggacaatctctgtatgactccactcctatgaggaatttaaacctgtggacaaagagaacagattagtggctaccaggggaaaggggggtggggggtggggggtggggggtgggctcaaagggtgaaggggtgcacctacaacacgactgacaaacaaggatgtacaaatgaaatttcacaagactgtaacccatcattaactcaataaaaattttaaaaaataatttaaaaaattaaataataaataaataagactaaCACACCACCTCATCAATATTTATGACATATttaataaagaattcacacattaAAATACGCCTATGGGCGCTAggcctttactttaaaaattcactatTAAATTCCTTCCCGTATTAGGAAGACCTGCTAAAAAATCCACACCGAAAAACAAACCCCCTTAGCTTTATACAGATAAACAACTAATTTAGCCAAAAAGAAATACTTGGGAAATGACTAGAAGgaaacactaacaaaaattaGCAAGAGTGACAAGGCAATGGTAATGAGCACGCtgtctttcaaaagaagaaatcattcaaaatatttctttatcagagTCGCAAACACAATCATATCCTCTGGTACAGTAAAACCACTTTAAAgatatattccagcaccctgctccattccatcccatttcctgcatatATTCTCTACCAGTGCGcatcacactatatatatattccagcaccctgctccattccatcccatttcctgtatatattctctatcagtgtacatcacactatatatatttattccagcaccctgctccattccatcccatttcctgcatatactctctatcagtgcacatcacactatatatatattccagcaccctgatcaattccatcccatttcctgtatatattctctatcagtgcacaccacactatatatacatattccagcaccctgctccattccatcccatttcctgcatatattctctatcagtgcacatcacacttTATGTTTACTCACGAGATCTAAACCTCGTGTACAAAATACTCATCACCCTGAATAAGAGAGAGTGCAAGATGGCACAATCAAGCACACAGACTCAGCACGCTCTTCACA
The genomic region above belongs to Equus caballus isolate H_3958 breed thoroughbred chromosome 2, TB-T2T, whole genome shotgun sequence and contains:
- the LOC138923122 gene encoding uncharacterized protein, which encodes MLSPGCSRLRGLVRGPALRAHTRRALSPRGRPADLPRGSARTGRTLGAGAGPPCSASWAQRRLWTEHAHQRPPLRLRARARALASRSWLRDLRSGWAPGGSRVVVPPGLPRFGGLSDEPPRPEMFRLERHFPDGSGHASSLASIPFSRGSPSSQALDSLCSFPVEESQGGLISFGRCKTMMLQGRLDLPAVLSPCPSMHVVLFDQYLEILLCETVGSWSLDAPPGDSLEDVLYLPAFCPSIGVEASYAEIHC